CCACAACTTCTGGGCTGCTGTCGCAATCCAACCACTAGATGTGGGGCCTGGCGCGTCAAGTCGCCCTATCCCCGCGTGTCGCACGCGTAAGGGCATGTGTCGCACAGGCATACCCATCCCGGACACGCGGGGCTAGCGTGGTCGGCGCACGGAAGGGGAGCCGGTTCCCGGCCTGCCGGCCAGGGAATGGCAGACTGGGCGTCGGCCCAGGTCAGCGAGAACGGTCACCGCCGGCGGCGGTGGAGAGTGCGGCAATGGACCCTTTTGTCCGTTCGGCGCGTCGCCAGCTATACACCCAGACACATGATCACGACAGACAAACTGCGGTTTTTCACTCGAACGTGTGTTTGGCGCAACCTTTCGAAAGCAACTACCGTTGTCCAGCAGGGAGACCATCGAGAGGGGCCGACGTGACCACCACCGCAGACAGCGCCACCATCACTGCCCAGGACCGCTCCCAGGGCCGACTCGAGCCGGTGCATGCGATGAACGAAGCCGCGAATCATGAGGGGCCCAAGCGCTCCCTGCCTGGGCGACCTCCAGGCATCCGAGCCGACAGCTCGGGACTCACGGACCGGCAACGCCGGGTGATCGAGGTGATCCGGGACTCCGTGCAGCGGCGCGGTTACCCGCCGTCGATGCGGGAGATCGGACAGGCCGTCGGCCTTTCCAGCACCTCCTCGGTCGCGCATCAGCTCATGGCACTGGAGCGCAAGGGTTTCCTTCGCCGGGACCCGCACCGCCCGCGCGCCTACGAGGTGCGGGGCTCCGACCAGTCGTCGGTGCAGCCCACGGACACGGCGGGCAAGCCGGCCGCGTCGTACGTACCGCTCGTCGGCCGGATCGCCGCCGGTGGCCCGATCCTCGCCGAGGAGTCGGTCGAGGACGTGTTCCCGCTCCCCCGCCAGCTGGTGGGCGACGGTGAGCTGTTCGTCCTGAAGGTCGTCGGAGACTCGATGATCGAAGCCGCCATCTGTGACGGGGACTGGGTGACGGTCCGCCGCCAGCCGGTCGCCGAGAACGGCGACATCGTCGCCGCGATGCTGGACGGCGAGGCCACGGTGAAGCGCTTCAAGCGGGAGGACGGCCACGTCTGGCTGCTGCCGCACAACTCCGCCTACCAGCCGATCCCCGGCGACGAGGCGACCATCCTCGGCAAGGTCGTCGCGGTACTGCGCCGGGTGTGACACCGCGGGGGTGGATCTCCACCCCCGCCTCTGACCGGACCCCGGAACCAACTGCGCCGGTTCCGGGGTCCTGTGTGTGCTGCTGCCGCGCCCCTGTTGCGTAAAGGGGCGCGGCACACGCGTACGAGGCGCCCCGCGCGACCTGATCGCCTCGCCCGGCGTCGACGACGGCGCCGAGCCCCCGATCCACCGAGCCGCCCAGCCGCTCGCCGTCGAGACCGGTCTACGCGTCCTCCGAGGCCTCCGCCGCCCCGACGTCGCCGACCGCTTCGGGCGTCTCCGCCGCGGACGCCGCCTGCTCCGCGGCCGCAGCCCGGACGGCCTCGGTCTCCTGCGCCTTCTCGTCGATCGCGGCGAGGGACCGGCGGACCTGGTTGCGGTCCGTGGTGTACCAGAAGTCGGGCAGCGAGGCCTTCAGATAGCTGCCGTAGCGTGCCGTGGCCAGACGCTGGTCCAGGACGGCGACCACGCCGCGGTCACCGGACGCGCGGACCAGACGGCCGGCGCCCTGCGCCATCAGGAGGGCGGCATGGGTGGCGGCGACGGCCATGAAGCCATTGCCTCCGTTGTCCTCGACCGCCTTCTGGCGGGCGCTCATCAGCGGGTCGTCCGGACGCGGGAACGGGATCTTGTCCATGACGACCAGCTGGCAGCTCGTGCCCGGCACGTCCACGCCCTGCCAGAGCGACAGGGTGCCGAAGAGGCAGGTCTTCGGGTCCGCCGCGAAGTTCTTGATCAGCTCACCGAGCGTTTCCTCGCCCTGGAGCAGGATCGGGTACTCGGGGATGCGGGTGCGCAGCTCCTCCGCCGCGAGCTGGGCCGCGCGCATCGAGGAGAAGAGGCCGAGCGTGCGACCGCCGGCGGCCTGGATCAGGTCGGTCAGCTCGTCCAGCATGTCTCCGCGGTCGGCGTCACGCGCGGGGCGTGAGAGGTGCTTGGCCACGTAGAGGATGCCCTGGCGGGGGTAGTCGAAGGGCGAGCCGACGTCGACGCCCTTCCACTGGGGGACGTCTTCGCCCGCCGTGCCTTCCGGGGCGAGCCCGAGGGAGGCACCCACGCCGTTGAAGTCACCGCCCAGCTTGAGCGTCGCGGACGTCAGGACGACGGAGCGGTCCGTGAAGAGCTTCTCCCGCAGCAGGCCCGACACGTTCATGGGCGCCACGCGGAGGGAGGCGCCGAAGCGGTCGTGGCGCTCGTACCAGACGACGTCCCATTCCGAGCCGTTCGTGATGCGCTCCGCCACGTCGTGCACCGACTCGACGGAGGCCAGGGCCTGCTTGCGGACGGCGTCCTCGTCCTGGACGGACTTGTCGCGGGTGGAGCCCAGGGCCGAGATCACCTGGCGGGCGGCGTCCCGGAGCGCCATCAGCGCGTATCCGAGGTCCTCCGGGATCTCCTCCAGGCGGCCCGGCAGGGCCAGCTCCATCAGGCGCTCGAAGCCCTCGGCCGCGGTCTGGAGCTGGTCGGCCACCTTCTCGTTGACCAGCTTCGCGGAGCGGCGGACGGCGCGGTTGACCTGACCGGGGGTGAGCTCGCCGGTGGCGACGCCGGTCACGCGGGAGACCAGTTCGTGCGCCTCGTCGACGATCAGCACCTCGTGCTGGGGGAGGACCGGGGCGCCCTCGATGGCGTCGATCGCGAGCAGCGCGTGGTTGGTCACGACGACCTCGGCGAGCTTGGCGCGCTCGCGGGCCGCCTCCGCGAAGCACTCCGCTCCGTAGGCGCACTTGGTCGCGCCGAGGCACTCGCGGGAGGACACCGAGATCTGGCCCCAGGCCCGGTCGGAGACTCCGGGAGTGAGGTCGTCACGGTCGCCGGTCTCCGTCTCGTCCGACCAGTCGCGCAGCCGCAGCAGGTCCTGACCCAGCTTGCTGGTGGGGGCGGCGGCCTCGAACTGGTCGAAGAGTCCCTCATCCTCGTCCTGCGGCATGCCCTCGTGCAGGCGGTGCAGGCACAGGTAGTTCGACCGGCCCTTCAGCATCGCGAACTCGGGGCGGCGGCGCAGCAGCGGATGCAGTGCGTCGACGGTGCGCGGGAGGTCCCGCTCCACGAGCTGCCGCTGGAGCGCCAGGGTGGCGGTCGCCACCACCACCCGCTCTCCGTGGGCGAGCGCGGGCACCAGATATCCGAGGGACTTTCCGGTGCCGGTGCCCGCCTGGACCAGCAGGTGGGAGCTGTCGTCGATGGCACCCGCGACGGCTTCGGCCATGGTCACCTGGCCGGGGCGCTCCGTGCCGCCGACAGCAGTGACGGCAGCATGCAGGAGTTCGGGGAGTGAGGGCTTCGTCATAGCGGTGCCAGCCTACGGGGCGCCACTGACAGCCGGGCGATCAAGGCCGGGGCCGGGGGCGCGATCAGGACGGGTGCGGGGAGGGTGGTGGATCCGCCGGCCAGTGGCGGGGGCTCCGCAGCTGCGGGGCGGACGAGGGGCCCACGCATGGGAACCGGACCGGGTCGAGCGGTGTACCAGATGTGACGGCTCACAGCAGATCGCGCAGAGCCCGGTCCCGGACCATCAGGGCGGCCCGCTTGTCGGGCAGGTCGACCTCGGCGGAATAGCGGAAACCGGCGCTCAGGAAAGCGGAGACGGAGGGTGTGTTGCGCAGGTCGGGTTCCGCGACGACGCGGGCGCAGGAGCGACGTTTGTCCAGGACGTGGTCGGCGACGGCTCTGAGCAGGACGGAGCCGAGACCTCGTCCACGGTCGGCGACGGTACCGATCAGGAGATGGATACCGGTGTCGTGGGGCCGGGCGGGGTAGTGGCGCGCCAGGGGGTCGAGGTCCGCGCGGTAGATCTCCCAGTAGCTCATCGGGATGCCGTCCAGCACTCCGAGACAGGGCACGCTGCGTCCGTCTCCGTCCACCTGGGGGAGCAGGTGCTTCTCGACGACGGACTCGGGGCCCTCCAGTTCCCAGAAGGCCGCGACGGCGGGGTCGTTCATCCAGCGCGACACGAGCGGGGCGTCCCGGTCGGGCCGTACGGGGATGAGCTGGAAGACACCGATATCGGTGGTGACCGGGCCCCAGCCGCCGACCCGGTCGAGCAGATCGCCCCCGCCCGCACCGTCGTCCCCGGTTCCCGTCGCCTCGACGCCCTCGAACCCTGCCGCCGCGCGGGTCCAGAGGTCACCGCCCCGGGCGCCGGCGTCCCCCGCCTGTTCCCCGCAGCCGGCGAACAGGGCGATCAGTTCGTCGGGAAGGCGGAGGTCGAGGGTGTCCTCGCAGTCCGTGGGGGCGTCCGGGGCCGAGCCGGTGTGCGGGCGGGTTCCGGTGTCCGAGCCGGATCCGGGAGCGACCTGCGGGGCGGGATCCGTGTCGGCTTCGGTGCTCGTGTCGGCTTCGGTGCTCGCGTCGGCTTCGGTGCTCGCGTCGGTGGGAGGCACGAGGCTCCTCTCAGGAGACGGGGTGGGTCATGTTCCTCAGGAATGGAGGGGGTTGGAGATGGAGACGTAGACGGACTGTGTGTCGACGGGGCCGACGAGTTCGTCGAGGCCGTGCAGCCGGGTCAGCAGGTTGGCCTTGCAGCGCAGGACAGGTGAGTCGAGCAGCAGGGCGGGCATGGTCGTGCGAAGCCTGCCCGGGCCGGTGGCGACATCCGAGAGGAAGCGGCGGAAGGCGGCGATCAGCAGCCGCTCGTCGGCGAGTCGTTGGGAGCCGAAGGCGCCGATGAGTCCGAGGACGTTGTTGATGGCGAGGTAGTAGGCGAAGCGTTCGTCGGTGACCTCGTCGGAGACGAAGGTGTCGCTGTGCTCGCCGATGCCGGGCAGCCGGGCGTCGAGGTCGGCGCGGCGGGAGGCGCGGAAGTAGTAACCCTGGTTGTCGCGGTAGCGGCCGCCGGTGGGCCAGCCGTCCGCGTCCAGCAGGAGCAGGGTGTTCTGCTGGTGGGCCTCGAGGGCGATGCCCGCCTCGCTGTCGAGCCAGAGGACGGGACGGATGACGTGTTCGAGGTAGCGCAGGAACCACTCGGCGGCGACGGCGCCGCGTGGGCGGCCGGTGCGTGCGGCGAGCCCGGTGACGAGCGTGGTGAGCCGGGACCGCATGAGGGGGCGGCCGTCGGCGGACTCGTGAGGTCGGGGTGAGACGAGTCCCGCGACGCAGCCGGCGTCGTCCGCCGGACCGAACGGGTTGTGCCGGATCATCACGTCGAGCCCTTGGACGGGCCTGCCGTCCGGCCCGTCGACGGCGAGCCAGGCCGGGTCGCGGACGATGTCGAAGCCCGGATGGACGGCCTGCCACTCCTT
The window above is part of the Streptomyces sp. NBC_01428 genome. Proteins encoded here:
- a CDS encoding GNAT family N-acetyltransferase yields the protein MPPTDASTEADASTEADTSTEADTDPAPQVAPGSGSDTGTRPHTGSAPDAPTDCEDTLDLRLPDELIALFAGCGEQAGDAGARGGDLWTRAAAGFEGVEATGTGDDGAGGGDLLDRVGGWGPVTTDIGVFQLIPVRPDRDAPLVSRWMNDPAVAAFWELEGPESVVEKHLLPQVDGDGRSVPCLGVLDGIPMSYWEIYRADLDPLARHYPARPHDTGIHLLIGTVADRGRGLGSVLLRAVADHVLDKRRSCARVVAEPDLRNTPSVSAFLSAGFRYSAEVDLPDKRAALMVRDRALRDLL
- a CDS encoding ATP-dependent DNA helicase, encoding MTKPSLPELLHAAVTAVGGTERPGQVTMAEAVAGAIDDSSHLLVQAGTGTGKSLGYLVPALAHGERVVVATATLALQRQLVERDLPRTVDALHPLLRRRPEFAMLKGRSNYLCLHRLHEGMPQDEDEGLFDQFEAAAPTSKLGQDLLRLRDWSDETETGDRDDLTPGVSDRAWGQISVSSRECLGATKCAYGAECFAEAARERAKLAEVVVTNHALLAIDAIEGAPVLPQHEVLIVDEAHELVSRVTGVATGELTPGQVNRAVRRSAKLVNEKVADQLQTAAEGFERLMELALPGRLEEIPEDLGYALMALRDAARQVISALGSTRDKSVQDEDAVRKQALASVESVHDVAERITNGSEWDVVWYERHDRFGASLRVAPMNVSGLLREKLFTDRSVVLTSATLKLGGDFNGVGASLGLAPEGTAGEDVPQWKGVDVGSPFDYPRQGILYVAKHLSRPARDADRGDMLDELTDLIQAAGGRTLGLFSSMRAAQLAAEELRTRIPEYPILLQGEETLGELIKNFAADPKTCLFGTLSLWQGVDVPGTSCQLVVMDKIPFPRPDDPLMSARQKAVEDNGGNGFMAVAATHAALLMAQGAGRLVRASGDRGVVAVLDQRLATARYGSYLKASLPDFWYTTDRNQVRRSLAAIDEKAQETEAVRAAAAEQAASAAETPEAVGDVGAAEASEDA
- the lexA gene encoding transcriptional repressor LexA, with amino-acid sequence MTTTADSATITAQDRSQGRLEPVHAMNEAANHEGPKRSLPGRPPGIRADSSGLTDRQRRVIEVIRDSVQRRGYPPSMREIGQAVGLSSTSSVAHQLMALERKGFLRRDPHRPRAYEVRGSDQSSVQPTDTAGKPAASYVPLVGRIAAGGPILAEESVEDVFPLPRQLVGDGELFVLKVVGDSMIEAAICDGDWVTVRRQPVAENGDIVAAMLDGEATVKRFKREDGHVWLLPHNSAYQPIPGDEATILGKVVAVLRRV